A genomic segment from Nicotiana sylvestris chromosome 1, ASM39365v2, whole genome shotgun sequence encodes:
- the LOC104235347 gene encoding uncharacterized protein, which translates to MAEKKNTLESVREWVVEHKLRTVGCLWLSGITGSIAYNWSQPNMKTSVKIIHARLHAQALTLAALAGAAVVEYYDHKSGAKAERVAKFLQPTAPHPHKE; encoded by the exons ATGGCAGAAAAGAAGAACACGTTGGAATCTGTGAGGGAATGGGTGGTCGAACACAAGCTCCGAACAGTTG GGTGCTTATGGCTGAGTGGAATAACGGGTTCAATTGCTTACAATTGGTCTCAACCCAACATGAAAACCAGCGTTAAGATTATTCATGCCAG GCTGCATGCACAAGCGCTGACTCTTGCTGCATTAGCGGGCGCTGCAGTCGTGGAGTATTACGACCATAAATCAGGGGCCAAAGCAGAACGTGTTGCCAAGTTCCTCCAACCGACAGCCCCTCATCCGCACAAGGAGTGA
- the LOC138869537 gene encoding agamous-like MADS-box protein AGL28, whose protein sequence is MGTGKKKIEIKKITKESSKMVTFSKRRKGLFKKAVELQSKTSGTQVAILVFSPTGDKRRQESEYHSVSVSLLIIEARMVTRHRGKRKEKKRRGYVYELINFWTYEKVDPLISINARVQVEMFLLLVTSFFLSRKEENKKV, encoded by the exons ATGGGTACAGGAAAGAAAAAGATTGAAAtcaagaaaataacaaaagaatcaTCAAAGATGGTGACATTCTCAAAGAGACGCAAAGGACTTTTCAAGAAAGCTGTAGAACTCCAATCCAAGACTAGCGGTACTCAAGTTGCTATTCTTGTTTTCTCTCCCACAG gGGATAAGAGAAGACAGGAATCTGAGTATCATTCTGTGTCTGTTTCATTGTTAATTAtagag GCACGGATGGTGACCCGACATAGAGGGaagagaaaggagaagaagagaaGAGG GTATGTGTACGAGCTTATAAACTTTTGGACTTACGAAAAGGTTGATCCTCTAATCTCTATTAATGCTCGAGTGCAAGTTGAAATGTTTTTACTCTTAGTAACATCCTTTTTCTTAAGCAGAAAAGAAGAGAACAAAAAGGTTTAG
- the LOC104235346 gene encoding putative E3 ubiquitin-protein ligase LIN-1, translated as MSHNSMASASSSSAVATPPPFFSYDDDKLDLESVRAFIAVIKQHITEFLEDTKSRKCLKLKCSSKLDVCNRGYLEFSEQSILSNLYWGIESIEAAIQAKWSEEKTSRLQNSENMLQVPASLDEQGETAGIPNNYLVGYSYFYLSVVRKLQGDEWQVAMHFLQALVVSPRLLHTEIATDLCQRLFLLSFEHEGKETHWKEFTSASFINLDENEVYVMMVKMARRYKAWLMYYQIVSSGEGPLRNSELEQIMSKKSRSTRSSNLCKHGNDGCTCQNFEKVHPCNAQNDAKNGEEKMIVKSNESIEQNQVAITDLRSSVAEIPKNSTTKCVKDILLDSEPETPIYLDFSDSGSANENIHEEYAEDLEITSNCSLENQHTEAFYQNKQSSRSSLLLESLVCKSQVSGLRHKEGSQVEITNSLSRRFSGSFTHTDLSAEGIRSLKTHINLSGNNEAATMQQCLQMIDSTSDGYPVSMSLHDYHLCKTQFPRISSRQKNRCKKTLNEISEYAEENSQAEQAAILEKIISKLCFSEEFGDYKDYTVDLTTIYELLNNKTGLKYSLLKDIIIDQLLRAISTSREEHVIRESVSVLSIIISRNRSLVEDVKRKGLQLNHLATALKKNVHEAAILIYLINPSPAEIKTLELLPCLVDVVCASNSYKCSLTTLRITPPAASLMIMEALVTAFDYTSSDTQLAVISSPRVLSGLLDVSRNNNLEEIIALAAVLIRCMQFDGQCRKYINHYAPVAPFISLLRSNHKRATSIALEFFHELLQIPRSSAIQVLQKIQEDGSNNNMGALLLLIQKSQPEYKLLAADLLLQLDMLEETSSKFVYCEEAMEAVLASVTCEENSATEALSAFILSNFGGTCSWSGEPYTIPWLLKKAGLTSLQHKNMIKNVDFSDQCLQDVGIETWCSKVAKCFLRFGSPLFHALEKGLKSNSRSTSRDCLAATAWIGSEIMKAPDDLRYAACEILLSRIEQFVHPGLELEERLLGCLCIYYYTSGRGMKKLVNFSEGVRESLRRLSSISWMAEELLKVADYIQPNKWRISCVHTQILEVGSNRSGAVTSLIFYNGQLYSGHADGSIKAWDIKGQAATLVRDVKEHKKAVTCFTISESGNCLLSGSADKTVKIWQMLERNLECVETILAKDPIQNINTHGELIFAITQSHKMKVFDRSRKASKYFTNKSVRCGILTHGKLYVGCTDSSIQELAIANSRQQEIKAASKIWSMKNKSVNSLAIYKDWIYSASSMVEASHIKDWRKNKKPQISMSPEKGSNVLAMEVVEDFIYLICSASMSNIQIWLRGTQHKVGRLSAGSKITSLLTANDIIICGTETGMIKGWIPL; from the exons ATGTCACATAATTCAATGgcttctgcatcttcttcgtctGCTGTTGCTACCCCTCCTCCTTTCTTTTCATATGATGATGATAAACTAGACCTTGAATCAGTCCGTGCATTCATCGCTGTGATCAAGCAACATATAACTGAATTTCTTGAAGATACAAAATCTCGAAAATGCTTGAAATTGAAATGCAGTTCAAAGCTTGATGTTTGTAATAGAGGGTACCTTGAATTCTCGGAACAATCAATATTGTCGAATCTTTATTGGGGGATAGAGAGTATAGAAGCAGCAATTCAAGCAAAATGGAGCGAAGAGAAAACATCAAGGCTACAGAATTCAGAGAACATGCTTCAAGTTCCAGCCTCACTTGATGAGCAAGGAGAAACAGCCGGAATTCCAAACAATTATTTGGTAGGCTATTCGTACTTTTACCTCTCCGTTGTTCGAAAGCTCCAAGGAGATGAGTGGCAGGTCGCGATGCATTTTCTTCAAGCTCTTGTGGTTTCTCCTAGGCTTCTTCATACTGAAATTGCTACGGACCTCTGCCAACGTTTGTTTCTCTTAAGCTTTGAGCATGAAGGGAAGGAAACACATTGGAAAGAGTTTACATCCGCATCTTTTATCAATCTTGATGAGAATGAGGTCTATGTTATGATGGTAAAGATGGCGAGGAGATATAAAGCTTGGCTGATGTATTATCAGATTGTGTCTTCTGGAGAGGGTCCTCTAAGGAATAGTGAATTAGAACAGATAAT GAGTAAGAAGTCCAGAAGCACAAGATCTTCAAATTTATGTAAGCATGGAAACGACGGGTGCACCTGTCAAAAT TTTGAGAAGGTGCATCCATGTAATGCCCAAAATGATGCCAAGAATGGGGAAGAAAAGATGATTGTCAAATCCAACGAGTCCATAGAGCAAAATCAGGTAGCTATTACCGACTTAAGGAGTAGTGTAGCAGAAATACCCAAGAACTCAACCACCAAATGCGTCAAAGATATATTACTTGATTCTGAGCCAGAGACACCAATCTACTTGGATTTCAGCGACAGCGGTTCTGCAAATGAAAATATTCATGAG GAATATGCAGAAGACCTGGAAATCACTTCAAACTGTAGCCTAGAAAACCAGCACACAGAGGCTTTTTATCA GAACAAGCAATCTTCTCGCTCCTCGTTGTTGTTGGAAAGCTTGGTTTGTAAATCGCAAGTTTCTGGATTAAGGCACAAAGAAGGAAGCCAAGTAGAAATAACTAACTCACTCTCCAGAAGATTCTCCGGTTCATTTACTCATACTGATTTATCAGCAGAAGGAATTAGAAGCCTCAAAACGCACATAAATTTGAGTGGCAACAATGAAGCTGCAACTATGCAACAGTGCTTACAGATGATTGATAGTACATCCGACGGATATCCAGTGTCCATGTCTTTACATGATTATCACCTCTGCAAAACACAGTTCCCAAGGATTTCTTCACGGCAAAAGAACAGGTGCAAGAAGACCTTAAATGAAATATCTGAATATGCTGAAGAAAATTCTCAAGCAGAACAAGCAGCAATacttgagaaaataatttcaaagtTATGTTTCTCAGAAGAGTTTGGGGATTATAAAGACTATACAGTTGATCTTACAACAATATATGAGTTACTGAATAACAAAACAGGACTTAAATATTCTTTGCTAAAGGACATAATCATTGATCAACTTCTGAGGGCTATATCAACATCCAGAGAAGAACATGTGATACGGGAATCGGTATCAGTCCTATCAATTATTATTTCAAGGAACAGATCACTTGTTGAGGATGTCAAGAGGAAAGGGTTACAGTTGAATCATTTGGCAACTGCACTTAAGAAAAATGTTCATGAAGCGGCTATACTAATATACTTAATAAATCCATCTCCTGCAGAAATCAAGACATTAGAACTTTTACCATGTCTTGTGGATGTGGTGTGTGCTTCAAACAGTTACAAATGTAGCCTAACAACACTGCGGATAACACCTCCTGCAGCGTCGTTGATGATTATGGAAGCACTAGTCACTGCATTTGACTATACATCGAGCGACACACAATTAGCTGTGATCAGCTCACCCAGAGTACTCTCAGGGCTCTTGGATGTCTCAAGGAACAACAACCTCGAAGAAATTATTGCTCTGGCTGCTGTTCTTATCAGATGTATGCAATTCGATGGTCAATGCAGAAAATACATAAACCATTATGCTCCTGTGGCCCCGTTTATATCTCTTTTGAGAAGCAACCATAAGCGCGCAACATCAATTGCACTGGAGTTTTTTCATGAACTGCTGCAAATTCCAAG ATCATCAGCCATTCAGGTATTGCAGAAAATACAAGAAGACGGAAGCAACAACAATATGGGTGCATTACTGCTCCTCATCCAAAAGTCACAACCAGAGTACAAACTTTTGGCAGCAGATTTGTTGCTTCAGTTAGACATGCTG GAAGAAACATCTAGTAAATTTGTATACTGTGAAGAGGCTATGGAAGCCGTACTTGCGTCAGTGACATGTGAAGAGAATTCTGCGACAGAGGCTCTATCAGCATTCATCCTATCCAATTTTGGCGGAACGTGCTCTTGGTCAGGAGAACCTTACACAATACCATGGTTGCTTAAAAAGGCTGGATTAACTTCACTGCAACATAAGAACATGATAAAGAATGTTGACTTCTCAGATCAATGTCTACAG GATGTTGGCatagagacatggtgcagcaaAGTAGCAAAGTGCTTCTTAAGATTTGGAAGTCCTCTCTTCCATGCTTTAGAGAAAGGACTTAAGAGCAATTCGAGGAGCACTTCCCGAGACTGTCTTGCCGCTACTGCATGGATTGGGTCTGAAATCATGAAAGCCCCAGATGATTTGAGATATGCAGCCTGTGAGATCTTGCTTAGTAGAATTGAGCAATTTGTGCATCCAGGACTGGAGCTTGAAGAGAGGCTATTAGGATGTCTTTGTATCTATTATTATACTTCCGGAAGAG GGATGAAAAAGTTAGTCAACTTCTCAGAAGGAGTTAGAGAGTCACTAAGACGTCTTTCCAGTATCAGTTGGATGGCAGAAGAATTGCTTAAGGTTGCTGACTATATCCAGCCAAACAAGTGG AGAATATCTTGTGTTCACACACAAATTCTCGAGGTGGGAAGCAACCGTAGCGGAGCAGTAACTTCGCTCATCTTCTATAATGGACAGCTTTACAGTGGACATGCAGATGGTTCAATCAAG GCGTGGGACATCAAAGGACAAGCAGCGACACTTGTCCGGGACGTGAAAGAGCATAAAAAGGCTGTGACATGCTTTACCATTTCTGAATCGGGGAATTGCCTGTTGAGTGGATCTGCTGACAAAACAGTAAAG ATTTGGCAAATGCTTGAAAGAAATCTTGAATGCGTAGAGACTATACTGGCGAAAGATCCAATTCAGAATATTAACACACACGGAGAACTGATTTTTGCAATTACCCAAAGCCACAAAATGAAG GTGTTTGATCGATCACGAAAAGCCAGTAAATATTTTACGAATAAATCCGTAAGGTGTGGAATATTGACACACGGAAAGCTTTATGTAGGCTGCACAGATTCAAGCATACAG GAGCTAGCTATAGCAAACAGCAGGCAGCAAGAGATCAAAGCAGCATCAAAGATTTGGAGTATGAAAAACAAGTCTGTGAACTCATTAGCCATATATAAGGACTGGATATATAGTGCAAGTTCAATGGTTGAAGCTTCACATATAAAG GACTGGAGAAAAAACaagaagccccaaatatcaatgtCGCCAGAAAAGGGATCCAATGTGTTGGCGATGGAAGTAGTGGAGGACTTCATATATTTAATTTGCAGCGCATCAATGAGCAACATCCAG ATTTGGCTGAGAGGAACACAGCACAAAGTTGGAAGATTATCAGCAGGCAGCAAGATAACAAGTCTTCTGACAGCAAATGACATAATTATATGCGGTACAGAAACAGGAATGATTAAG GGTTGGATTCCCCTCTAG